From the genome of Thermofilaceae archaeon:
TTGAGGGCTACGAGACCGCTCCGCTGGATCGGTACGGTGCACGAGCCTTTCGCGCGGGTTGTTCTGGAGCCGAAGGTCAAAGGGGAGGTAACGCTGGCTGAAGCCTACGTGCGCTAAAGACCCAGCTCGGCGGCAACCCCCTTCATCGCCTCGAGGGAGAGGGATAGGAACTCCTCCAGCGTTAAGCCCAGCTGCTCGCACTCCCTTACGCGGTTCCGATCCACCCCCCTCGCAAAGTCCTTCTGCTTGAACTTCCGCATCAGGCTCTCCAGCTTCACCTCGGCCAGCTTCTTGCTTGGCATGACGAGGGCTGTCGCTATGATCAACCCGCTCGCGTGGTCCGCGGCTCTCAGCGCTCGCAGGATCCTTTCAGCCTCGGGGCTGCTCACCTTGTAACCGTTGTGCTCGTTGTGGCCCGCGATCGCCTCCAAAGCGTGCGGTGGGAGCTTGCCCGCGAGAATATCGAGGGCCTTGAGGCCGTGCCTCGAGGGGTCGCGGCCCACCTCGTCGTAATCGATGTCGTGCAGGAGGCCAACCAAACCCCAAAGCTCCTCATCCTCCCCCAGCCTCCGCGCTGCTGCCCGCATGATCGCTTCGACGGCGAGGCAGTGCTTGACCATCCTATCATCCTTCAAGTGCTCCCTCAGCAGGCTCAATGCCGCGTCCCGCTCCACAAG
Proteins encoded in this window:
- a CDS encoding HDIG domain-containing protein, producing LVERDAALSLLREHLKDDRMVKHCLAVEAIMRAAARRLGEDEELWGLVGLLHDIDYDEVGRDPSRHGLKALDILAGKLPPHALEAIAGHNEHNGYKVSSPEAERILRALRAADHASGLIIATALVMPSKKLAEVKLESLMRKFKQKDFARGVDRNRVRECEQLGLTLEEFLSLSLEAMKGVAAELGL